The following DNA comes from Kryptolebias marmoratus isolate JLee-2015 linkage group LG23, ASM164957v2, whole genome shotgun sequence.
TGCCTGAACTCTGGACGACTTCTCGGCACGTCCCACTGGACAGAGAccccagaactcgctggagggattatatatccacTCTGACCTGGAAATGCCTCCcccctgaggaggaggagctggagagtatcGCTGAGAAGACAGCCCTCAGGATGTCTCTCCTGGGACCAAAACATAGCTAAgctgaagaaaatgaatggatagatggacAACGGAGACTGAAGCTTCCTTGCGGCATTCAGGACAAGAAGAGCATTCGTTCTGGCCGGGATGTTTCGCACTTCCCGAGAAACTCGAGCGCAGAAGCCCTCAAAGCGGGAACGTCGACATTTCTGCGTCACCGATTTTCTCGTTTCTTGTGGCCTTAAAGCTGCCGTCACGTTTCACAAGAAGCCACGAAGTCGGCTCTCGGTCACGTGGCAAAAACTGCGTCGGCTTCGTCCGACGCTACTCCACGCAAGGCCCTGGCCGTGCTGTTTCCCACAAGGGGTTTGGGCGAAgcgtcgtgtgattggtcagaagttatGTGGAGAAGCTTTGATGGCGTCATTTCGCTTCTGCCCGAGACTGCTGGAAAacacagccatctttacaacagttccaacaaaacttacaaacctgtgaacttaaaaagacgCCGTGGCCGGGGTGGCCAGGAGGAAGTGCGCCTCAGCCTTAGGGACACGTTCCCTTTGTTCGCTTATTAATCAGatcctccaggattttgcaatgttgcgatcgcaactattaaagcaaaattgagcgaaccccgcgaaatcgcaactttttgcaactttgcccaaaacaccgcaactttaacccaatatttattgtttctgaagcgattcgccaccgtttctgcggtctagtctcttctttgtgggtttgtgtagcgtggaatacaaaataaccccaaataactcaggaagaagacacgtgacgtcacttcctgttaacatcagaatgccgggagcgtgcaggagcagcgaccgaagccaaaatgtgcgctaatgcttcacatttgcccacaaagatttcagcaaaacgcCGCAGTGAcgttagtttgaagttggatgttggatattcgtgctctgcggagttagcggcgtctagctcacggctgacctgaaacaggaacgctaatgtcagccagccgtccctaagtgaaccgccGCGAGtaagagaaggggccggcagagaacggctggccaaCATTaacgttcctgtttcgggtcagccatgagctagacgccgctaactctgcggagcgcgaatatccaacttcaagctaacttcactgcggtcgcaaaccagtttcctccccagctgcagctgttttgcacgtcctgcagtgtaatcatggaacataaacgcctgcaaaacgtgaggagagctgcagaccagggacaatccagaaatgctcatgaatgtcagtttagaagctctcaaagttctcaaataaagcaccttttgagaatgtcaatgtttgttgggaattatcttacaaaactaggaagtacttttggtttagatattaaaagttatggttttttattgtttttagtaaaaaaaaaaaaaaaaatcgcaacttttaggaaaatgccccacaaaatcaggcattttagccgcaacgatcacaaaaaatgcccacaaaCTCCTGGAGGGCCATCAAAGGGTTAAACCCAACCCTTGTTGTtcttgattttaattaaaagaattgACAGCATCGACATTAACGCACCACTGCTTTTATTTccgatgcaaaaaaaaaaaaaaaacaccggTGAAAATCCTTACGGGGCACGCCGGAGCCTTTAAGGGTTTGGTTGACACTCCAGATCGGAATGGGTTTATTCAGTGACTCCAGCAAACGTgctgaatgaaaataaagacGGGCTCAGAGATGAGCAGGGTTCCATTGAAACTTTAAAGGTTGGCCAAAACAGTCGAAAACCTcggcttaaaaaaaataaaaacattgaggGCAATCCAACGTCTGATTGGATAATCAAGAACAGACGGTCACAAATTGAACCCTTACTGACTTAAGGGTGAAATAAGTCtgtacctcttttttttaaatataattattagCAAAAGCCGTTTCGATCAATGCACACCTTTTTGACAAACTATCGACCATTGTTTATTTCTCCGAACACCTGCCAGATATTTAGAGAAGAGAACATGGCCGTagagtaacaaaaaaaaaaaaataatatcccTTTTGTATCATTTATTTGGGCTTCCGGTACAGAAATCAGGGATACGTTCAATCATACAGAGTCTGCTTTGGATCGTTTTACAACAATAGTTCGGACCGATGCAAGAACCAACAGTTTAACCTCTGAACTACAGTCCTATGTACACAATTTtagaaatctgtatttttttttattgttttatttttgatggtaGATAACATTTATTATACTGAACAGTAATTGACTAAGAACGatcacaagattttttttttttttagcaatttaaTCTGTTCGGATGCACTTCCTCGATAGTTTTATGAGTCGGGTTCGAGAGCGccgccttttttttaattcccggCTCGTTGTAACAGCGAATGGAGTTGGCGGATTATCGAAATGTAAGCAGacccgatttttttttttttcttttcccccacGCCCGTTTCCCAATTCGAAAACACGGCCGCGACGAAACTCCTCCGCggaaaggttttcttttatttaaaaaaaaaaaaaaaaagatattttaagacctgagatgactttcgtttttttcacaaaaaaaaaaattaaaacgatAAAAGCTGCATCTTCCGTGCACGTTAAAAATCGCGTTTCGTACAGCTCGGAAATCAGTGTGGAGCAGAGTTCAGATAActtaagacaaataaaaatttaaactctATAAAACATGGTAATACCTTATCTTAGATAGCTCTAGGGACTCTGAGAGTTACAGGTTCATTCCTTGGGCACTTAGTAAAGAGTCCAGCATGTCGAAGGTGTTTTTGTAGTCGGTGTGTTGGCCGTTCGTCACCAGCATCCCGTTCGTTCCGTCGCggagctccatcatcctctGGCCGCCGTCCGACGAGTAGTGAGACGAGCTCAGGCCTCCTTTGGAGGACCTGCCGCTCTTAGACGAGTGGTGGTGGTTGTggccggcggcggcggcgtcaGAGTGCTGTCTTTTCCGGGACGAGCCGGCCGAGCCGCCGTCGGGTGCCCGGACGGAAAACGAGGCATTGTCCGCGGCCCCTCTGCCGTGTCCGCCGAGGGAATACGAGTGTTTGGAGTGGCGGTGGCCGCCGTGCTCTTTGTGCTTGTCTTTGCCGGACAGCGTGCCGCCCTGCTCCGACGAAACCTTGATCCGCATTTTGAACTCCTCGCTGGCGGCGGCGTTGGCGCCGTTCTCCACGAAGGAGGCGGCGTGCCGGGACTTCTTGGAGCCGGCCTTCTCCCTCCTCCCGTCCCCGGCCTGCTGCGGCTGGGAGCGTTTcctgtggtggtggtggtggtggttgttGTGGTGGTGATGGGCCGAGTATGCCTCGGCGCCGAGCTCGTCCTTGGCGCCCTTTTGCAGGGCCAGCTCCGCCGCGTGCTTCTCCCGGTACTTCTCCAGAGTCAGCACCTTCTGGGAGCGCGAGAGGGCCGCGGCGGCGGGCGCGCCGGCCTGGTGGTGCTCGCCGCCCGAGCCGCCCACggccttgtgtttgtgtttgaccaGCGTGAAGTCCGAGTGCGCCGGCTGCGAGAACTGGTCGTAGCTACAGGATTTGGAAGGGTCGCTGAGAGGCTGGTACAAGGCGTAGGGGGCCGCCATGCTGCTCAGGGCGGACATGTCGGCGGAGTCCGATGTCGAGGCGGAGGGGAAGAAGGAGTTGGCGACACCGGGAAGACTTTCCAAAGACGCCCCCTGGAAGGCACTCTCCACGGTCACGCCGTCGCTCTTTGGTTTCTTAGCTGCTTGAATAgcctgcaaaataaaaagtttcggACATTTTAACATAACATAGACATCAAGAGGGACGGTAGGgggagtgatttgcatgtgtgttcagctcacagaaaattaaaggtagcatctcactgagctgtgatttTTGGAGGACTCAAAATAAAGAGAATTTTCACTAAAttgagtgtttttgtctgtacGGCTTGTAAATCTGTAGTCTTGGTcacgcacattattttgttggcAGCCAAGCTACCAGAggacactttagaaatgaatataagcagatttggaccagtttaataataaatattatcgATGTAGCCTCGCTTTTTTGTCCAAAGCCGACTCCGGCGCTGTAGAGTTTACGAAAACTAAATTGAGAACGGTTTGAGGCGAGTCCCGAGACAGCCAATTATTCCAAGAACTCCTCGAACGTTtccagacattttggagacttcctCAAGAACGTTCGCCAACTGGTCTCCGACAGCCTCAGCCCTTCAGTCAGAACTTAGAGGGCTCCTCAGTTGAGTATTAAAATGTCTTCTGTTGGACGTTTGTATAAtggctggggaaaaaaaataaattaaataaaacgtACCCTCCAGTTTCGTATCCTCTTCAACTTGCTGGGCGTCCTCTCCAGAATCTGAAGAAACTCGTGGGTCAGCTCTGAAAGCAACAACCGCCACCCCTTTTTACTGTAGATTCGTCACCTTTTCCCGAATTTTCGAAGCGCAGCAGCGGGTGTCGCGGGTCTTACCGTCTAGCAGCTGGAGCGTCACGGTGCGGTCCACGTACTCCCACCAGTGCTTCCCGTCCGTGGACACCGGGATCTCCCAGTTGGACCACTTGCAGGCCAGGTGGATGCAGACGCAGGCGACGACCGTGGGCCTGTACTGCAGGCAGAAGGTAGTGAGGTGCAAACTGCGAGGGCAGACAAACGGACACGACAACTGCGCGTCATTCTCACGACGACCGtctcatttttacacaacaatCCAAAGCAATACTGAGCTTAATTCACAGGACTCCTTTCATGCACAAAACCTTACCTTTAGAGCTGGAACACAttagaaaagttgtttttgtttgacgtCTTACGAAATGATTGATGTACATATCTACcggaaaatttttaaaaatgactcttGCTTTTACTTTGAGTATATATCTGTAGTACATGTATCACGGGTCTTACttagaataattttttttataccaaacacaagttaaataaacctaaaaagcagaaaaaaaagaactaacaAAGTACCGGAGACAACGGTGAAATGAGAACATTTTGGGGGAAACCGGAGAGGACGGTAGTCGGAGCCTAAaaggtgtggaaaaaaaaaagcggaaAAATCAGATCTGAGTTTTCTCAAACTTGGGattcagatgtttaaactgGGGATTAGCGGGCTAGCTTGTTTAAGTAACAAACAGAAGCTTCTGTTTGTATCAAACACGAgctaaataaacctaaaaagcagaaaaaaaactaacaaagtaCCGGAGACAACGGTGAAATGAGAACATTTAGGGGGAAACTGGAGAGGACGGTGGTCGGAGCCTAAAAGgtgcgagaaaaaaaaaacaaaacgggaaAATCAAATCTGAGTTTTCTCAAATTTGGGATTCAGATGTTTGAACCGGTGGGTTAGCGGTTTAGCGGGCTAGCttgtttaaataacaaacagaagCTTCTACCAGTTTAACCTCCATAACGGTGGTACTTCGAGACCTacatgaagttttttttttttaaatagcattgatgcaacaaaaaaaaacgccaAATGTCTTGGGTTCATAGCGTCCACAAGAAAATTAATGTCGGTGTAATTTTGTAAATGTCGACTAGTTtcgaaaagttttaaaatctaaaccCCGGAGGTCAAACCCTCCTTTGTATTTTATTAGCAGTAAAATTAGCGGCGATTGCTAACGCCCCTGCAGACCAAATCCCAAACTACAAAACGGCCTCTAAAGTGAGCGAAAcgtttaaaaaagtaaaagtacttccAGTAACATCCACAGAAATTAACAAATCTCTCATACAAATActttaagcaacaaaaaaaacaaactacaaagtCTACAAACGTATGGACTTGTGctttaaatgcttaaaacaGACCATAAATGGACCTTAAATGTTCTACATTTTTCTGTGCaagaaaaagtgtaaaaaaaaaaagactaaaatgtaaaatgttcttttttacaaGACCATAAATCGTTGATACATGCATTAAAAACACTACAtctcttaaaaaaattatttaaaaacatttaatttgttgttacTGTTAGCTCCGCAGAcgtggaaaaaataataataaaaaaaagacaaattaaaacaaagaattgtAAACTGTACTTACCAAGAAACTCTATAAGTTTAAGAATCTTTAGTGGCAATCTATATTCAGGCTaccatttgtgttttgtttttgttttcttttttcatttttttttttggtttcttttaacattgtgcaCTCCGTACCAAACAACCCCGAGAGGCAAACAGCACCACTACACTCCACAATGTGCGTTCAACCCCTTCGTGCCAACACTGAAGCCCTTTGTACAATACACCGCACACAGCAGCCGGACCGGTACTtccccccctccaccaccgACACCGGAGTCTGGTTtgaagaggggagggggggggttcCCAGGATCCGGACGCAGACAGGGCGTTGGACACGGGGAAAAAAGGGGGACCCTGCAGGACAGGAAGCCATAGTGTGCCATTACAGTGCAAGAATGGGAACAGGATAATGACCTGTTGGTAGCCATGAAATAGGAAGTCTGTGCCAAATCCTTGCTTGCTGTAAAAgaaagagatattttgttattaaaaaataaaaaaaacataaaacaggcaGCAAATACATCTCAACTATAAAGTCCATTTCATAATTCTACAGGGTCGGCcgtttctatggatacaccgtaataaaatggaaatggttggtgatattaacttcctgtttgtggcacattagtatatgggagggggaaacttatcaagatgggtggtgaccatggcggccattttggatccgacttttgtgttttcaatgggaagagggtcatgtgacccATCAAACTTCTTGGGAATTTCCCAAGAAAACCAACGGTGTGCTCGGCTTTAACCTAACTTTATtcgttcatgagttatttacaagtttctcaccgcttctaaaatgtgttcaaagtgctgcccgttgtgttggattgtcgatgcaaccctcttctcccacttccacttcctgtaaagtggattggtcgtcgtaggccagttgaatggccccccccccaaggtctcccgatctgacgcccttagacttttatctttggggtcatctgaaggcgatcgtctctgctgtgaagatacgagatgtgcagcacctgaaactacagatactggaagcctgtgctcgcatttctcctgcgGCGTTgctatcagtgtgtgaagagcGGGAGAAGAGGGTAGCATCGACAATCCaacattttgaacacattttataagcggtgagaaacttgtaaataactcatgaacgaataaagttacattaaaaccaaacacaccattgtttttcttgggAAATTCCCAAGAAGTTTGATGaatcacatgaccctcttcccattaaaaaaacaaaagttggatccaaaatggccaccatggtcaccacccatcttgataagtttccccctcccatatactaatgtgccacaaacaggaagttaatatcaccaaccattcccattttattacggtgtatccatagaaacgGTCCACCCTGTagtttaaattcaattcaaaaatactttatttatcccaaagagaaattaaataaatataaattaatatatGTGACCCGTGCTGCAAAATGAGTCCCAGTGAGGAAGTGTTGAGTTCTTGTTTTCGAATTCTCTGCCTCAAAAGCTTCGAAATGATTTGCAGGTTCTAGAAATTTGGTTCATTCAGTTATAgtggtgatccagtcaaaggtcacagatcagcccgttcTCCAACTCTGCAGCCggagggtgatcactgttgatttcagggTGACTGGGTCGAAGGCCAAAGGTCACCTTTTGCTTTAACTATGCGACAGTGTAacaaaggaaaactaaactgcacagctggacacctcttacTTTAAGGGTGAtccccattgatttcaaggccgtggggtcaaaggtcaacatcagagttgacctagtgctctaactctgcagccgTGTgatgtaggaacgtcaaactgcacagttggacgcctcatgggtcaaggatgatgccGGTTGATTTCAAAGTTCccgggggtcaaaggtcacagatcagcccgttcTCCGACTCCAAAGCcaaagggtgatcactgttgattttagGGTGACTGGGTCAAAGGCTGAagttgaccttgtgctctaactatgcgACAGTGTAACAAAGGAACactaaactgcacagctggacacctcttacTTTAAGGGTGATCCCCACTGATTTCAAGGccgtggggtcaaaggtcaacatcagaGTTGACCCAGTGCTCTAACTCtaacgtcaaactgcacagctggacgcctcatgggtcaaggatgatgccggttgatttcaaggttcccgggggtcaaaggtcacagatcagcctgttCTACGACTCCGCAGCTggagggtgatcactgttgatttcagggTGACTGGGTTGAAGGCCAAAGTTGACCTTGTGCTAacaaaggaaaactaaactgcacagctggacacctcttacTTTAAGggtgatccccatggatttcaAGAccgtggggtcaaaggtcaacatcagaGTTGACCTcgtgctccaactctgcagcagtgtgacgtgggaacgtcaaactgcacagctggacgcctcatgggtcaaagatgatgccggttgatttcaaggttcacagggggtcaaaggtcacaggtctCTGCTCCTACAGAGCACAAGCTTTTGTTTCCGGTcatgtccgttggtttgtttgtctgtctgtcagcaaagatcaggtaaaaactgatgaacagatgaaatgttggggttgaaacaaaaaaaaaaacaacaaattaaattctGGTGCCGATCCAGATTCTGATCCGGATcgaacaggtttttttttaaccacgcCGCGGCCTCGGCGGAGTTTTGAGCTCTCCGAGAGCTtctggttttcaaaataaactgtcagGGTTACAAGACTAGACTAATAGACTAATGTTAAACGCAAAAACCTCATGATTTTCCAAACTTTTGGCTCCGCAGCGCTCACTCCGACTCGTTTTTGCCAGCACGGGTCGCGTGTTTcgaatgtgcaaaaaaaaaaaaaaaaaaaaaaaaaaaaaaaaaaaaaaaaaaaagaaaatcgaGGAGAAAGCCGTTACCTCGCACTAGCTGGGAACACTTCACAACATCTGTGTGAGGATGATCAATTGTTATTTCAAAACCTGCGGCACAAACACACGGTCAGCGGGAgccacacttaaaaaaaaaaccaacaacaacaacactttgGTATCGGCAGCGCGCCGGCTGGAAGAGTGCTCACCCAGCGTTTGCAGCACGATCGTTTCCAGGGCTACAAGCTCTTGTGCCAGCAGCTGGAACGcctggaaaaacacagaaaccaacagagactgggaaaaaaatgggGGCTTCCGAACAAGCGCCGACAAAACATGACGTCTACATTCCCGGGGAACCAACAGAAAAGTGAGGTAACCTGGTATTTTGACAAAGAAATCATCGTGGCAGTAAGTGACAGGCTGGTGTCGGCCATGTTTGGATCGCCAGCCGTCCAGGACGCGATGATCCAATCGAGCCGAGCCTCGCTTTCAAGCTGCTTCTCCGACATTCCGACCCGCTTACCCCCTACATCATTCCCAAATCTGCCGCCATCAGGTCGCAATGCCCGTTTACCCCCTTTGTCgcgcagctgctgcttcagttcTGTGACTACCTGGCAGCTCGGAGGCTGTTTTCCGTCGACTACTTTGCGACCGGGCAGAAATGGGAAGCGAAGCTGGAATACGCGGTCACGCGTGGGACGACAGCCGACGTCGTACAAACTTATTTCCACGCTGCCTTTCTGTCGGCGTCCTACGACGGCGCTCTGCGGCGGGGAGGGGCGTGGCTTCCCCGGAGATCGGCAACAGGGGGTTTACTCTCGGACGGCGTTGCCAGACATACAATAGCTTTAGTGTTCGTGCGATAAATAAGGTTTTAAAAGCatctgaaaatttacagccaatcgAAGCGactcctcagcttcagcccggcgaacaggaagttaaacacaggacttcCTGTCGCTGCCTTTTTAAGAATTATATCAATTTAAACCAATTCCAATTATCATTTTTCAACAATAAATTAGTAACCagtagattttaaaatttgaaactgTGTcggatttgtctttaaaagatctaaataATGGAATCCAAACATGTCGTGTTTGACGAGGTGGCCTTGCTGCTCATGATGGCCCGAGACCGGGTCATTTTAAAGCGATGGTACGACGATATTTCCTCACTTCCTACCTGGCAACCCGGCGCAGACGGCCGTGTCTACGCGGCGCCGGACAGATATGAGTTCTTAGCCAATCGTGGCGCATAAATCCAGCTGAGCGGCACGGCGAGGAAGGAGTCCCGATCCGGACGTGAAAGCCACACAAAATAGGGACGTTGCCGTCTTAAAAACGAGACCAAAAACAGACTCGAATCTGTACATAAGAGAAGCTGCAGCGTGGGCGAAAATAGCTATTAATTCgctttagttttaaagattaaaccTCAAACGTGCCGAGGTCTAATACGACGACAAAAGACGGGACTTCCTGTCGAGAGTTACCGGAGCTGAAGAGTCTACGGGTTTGTATTTCCCTTGAGGCTGTTTATTGTAAACGGTTGCGTGTGGACAGTATCTGACGGCTGGAATAAGACGAGAGCGAGAGCCGCCACTTCACTCACGCTGCTTTTAGTGTCGAGGACCGGCTCCTGCGGGTTGATGAAGGCATGGGCGATCTTGATGACGTGCTCCAGCTTCCTGGGCTGCTCCTCGACTTTGGCTGCCAGGAATAATGTAGTCTGGGAAATGATCTGttag
Coding sequences within:
- the LOC119616757 gene encoding cyclin-T2-like, with translation MCSSSKDGRRENDAQLSCPFVCPRSLHLTTFCLQYRPTVVACVCIHLACKWSNWEIPVSTDGKHWWEYVDRTVTLQLLDELTHEFLQILERTPSKLKRIRNWRAIQAAKKPKSDGVTVESAFQGASLESLPGVANSFFPSASTSDSADMSALSSMAAPYALYQPLSDPSKSCSYDQFSQPAHSDFTLVKHKHKAVGGSGGEHHQAGAPAAAALSRSQKVLTLEKYREKHAAELALQKGAKDELGAEAYSAHHHHNNHHHHHHRKRSQPQQAGDGRREKAGSKKSRHAASFVENGANAAASEEFKMRIKVSSEQGGTLSGKDKHKEHGGHRHSKHSYSLGGHGRGAADNASFSVRAPDGGSAGSSRKRQHSDAAAAGHNHHHSSKSGRSSKGGLSSSHYSSDGGQRMMELRDGTNGMLVTNGQHTDYKNTFDMLDSLLSAQGMNL
- the LOC108246501 gene encoding cyclin-T2; translation: MAVHRGPSTKWLFTREQLDATPSRRCGIEADRELSYRQQAANLIQDIGQRLNVSQLIINTAIVYMHRFYMIHSFTKFHRNIISQTTLFLAAKVEEQPRKLEHVIKIAHAFINPQEPVLDTKSSAFQLLAQELVALETIVLQTLGFEITIDHPHTDVVKCSQLVRASKDLAQTSYFMATNRSLSCSHSCTVMAHYGFLSCRVPLFSPCPTPCLRPDPGNPPPPLFKPDSGVGGGGGEVPVRLLCAVYCTKGFSVGTKGLNAHCGV